The following coding sequences lie in one Bacteroidota bacterium genomic window:
- a CDS encoding DUF3276 family protein has protein sequence MDSLFSRTVKSGKTTYFIDVKEAKNKSKYITIAESQPSATDDKKFTRKSIIVFDNSAEKLRSALDEAIQMINRQ, from the coding sequence ATGGATTCATTATTTTCAAGAACTGTCAAATCGGGAAAGACCACCTACTTCATCGATGTTAAGGAGGCAAAAAACAAATCGAAGTATATTACAATCGCTGAAAGCCAACCCTCGGCAACCGATGATAAAAAATTCACACGTAAAAGCATCATCGTGTTCGACAACAGCGCCGAAAAATTGCGTAGTGCACTGGATGAAGCAATCCAGATGATAAACAGACAATAA
- a CDS encoding LptF/LptG family permease codes for MILYRHILRAHIGPFFFSFFTLMFIFLLQFIMKYVDDLVGKGLNTFVITELIVLNLAWMVVLAIPMSVLVAVLMAFGGLSSQNEITAMKASGVSLYRMMLPVLLASMFITYLAIEFNNKILPEANHKAKTLMIDIRKKKPTLTLNAGMFSQEVSGYSILVRKTFENSNDLEGITIYDYTNPAATVVITAAKGAISFTQDFRKLIMDLQNGEIHQKDADEENQYRRLRFVKHRILMNTEGFSLERSADGTFQRGDRELSAQAMSQIVDSLKVLNEILTHETSLSTIKSFNKVFEGQKIKIDSIQKINVAFNEARFQLGNIENQLSIINYNRDRMDEYLVEIYKKYSIPFACIVFVLIGAPLGIISRRGGFGIAATLSLGFFVLYWSSLIGGEKLADRNLISPWFGMWAANIILGVFGIYLTLRMGRETPAINWNFFQKFIPKSFRTSQTEE; via the coding sequence ATGATTCTTTACAGACACATATTACGTGCACACATCGGGCCTTTCTTTTTTTCTTTTTTTACGTTGATGTTTATTTTTTTACTTCAATTCATTATGAAGTATGTGGACGATTTAGTAGGCAAGGGATTGAACACTTTTGTTATTACTGAATTAATCGTTTTAAATTTAGCTTGGATGGTAGTGTTAGCAATTCCTATGTCTGTGTTAGTAGCTGTGTTGATGGCTTTCGGCGGCTTGTCGTCGCAGAACGAAATAACAGCTATGAAGGCAAGCGGTGTTAGTCTGTATCGGATGATGCTGCCTGTGCTTTTAGCTTCAATGTTCATCACATACTTAGCAATCGAGTTCAATAATAAAATTCTTCCCGAAGCAAATCATAAAGCAAAAACTTTGATGATCGATATACGAAAGAAAAAACCAACCTTGACACTTAATGCTGGTATGTTTTCGCAGGAAGTTTCAGGTTACAGTATTCTAGTACGCAAAACTTTTGAAAACTCGAACGACCTTGAAGGAATTACTATTTACGATTACACAAATCCGGCGGCGACAGTTGTTATAACCGCAGCAAAGGGAGCTATCTCGTTTACACAGGATTTCCGGAAGTTAATAATGGATTTGCAAAACGGTGAAATTCACCAAAAAGATGCCGACGAAGAAAACCAATATCGCCGGCTCCGATTTGTGAAGCACCGAATCTTGATGAACACAGAAGGTTTTTCACTCGAGCGTTCGGCAGACGGAACGTTTCAAAGGGGTGATAGAGAGTTGAGCGCTCAGGCTATGAGCCAAATTGTGGACAGTTTAAAAGTATTAAATGAGATACTCACACATGAAACGAGCCTTTCTACGATAAAAAGTTTTAACAAAGTTTTCGAAGGACAAAAAATAAAAATAGATAGCATTCAGAAAATTAATGTAGCCTTCAACGAAGCAAGATTTCAATTGGGAAATATCGAAAACCAATTGTCGATTATTAATTACAACCGAGATCGGATGGATGAATATTTGGTTGAGATTTATAAAAAATATTCGATCCCATTTGCCTGTATAGTATTTGTTTTGATTGGTGCACCGTTAGGAATTATTTCACGGCGAGGCGGTTTCGGGATTGCTGCAACATTAAGCTTGGGCTTTTTCGTCTTGTATTGGTCGAGTTTGATTGGCGGCGAAAAATTAGCCGACCGAAATCTGATTTCACCCTGGTTCGGTATGTGGGCTGCAAATATTATTTTAGGTGTATTTGGAATTTATTTAACGCTGCGGATGGGTCGCGAAACACCCGCTATCAACTGGAACTTTTTCCAAAAATTCATTCCTAAATCTTTTCGAACATCCCAAACTGAAGAATAA
- the lptG gene encoding LPS export ABC transporter permease LptG, with translation MKVFDFYIVKQFVVTALFAIAAIIILFVVIDVMENLDDFIDGRADTMLVVKYYLYFMPEIIKLMIPVAMLLAALFTTGRLSALNELTAMKAAGVSLYRFMIPLLIVALFVSGILIYFNGWVVPYTNKQKFSLARTYLHKYLSYTSKSNIFIQDSQTRIISIGYFDDAKGLASSVTIEDFSDTNLTVVRATYNAKQMQWDKHTRSWSLMNGSLRIFNGDAEKYETYTILNIGRLNFTPEEVQRKQQRPEEMSYPEMKEFIANQKRAGYDVARWEVDFYSKISFPFASFIVVLFGVPFSSIKRRSGVGVEFGIAVAISFLYMIFLKVSQAFGYNGDLNPLFTAWLANIIFLIAGIYNLIRVPK, from the coding sequence ATGAAAGTATTCGATTTCTACATAGTCAAACAATTTGTTGTTACAGCTCTATTTGCAATCGCTGCGATCATCATTTTATTTGTTGTAATTGATGTGATGGAAAATTTGGACGATTTCATTGATGGCAGAGCCGATACTATGCTGGTAGTAAAGTATTACTTGTACTTTATGCCCGAAATAATCAAACTGATGATTCCGGTCGCAATGCTCTTAGCAGCTTTGTTCACAACGGGGAGGCTTTCGGCATTAAACGAATTAACAGCTATGAAGGCAGCGGGTGTTAGTTTATACCGGTTTATGATTCCGCTTCTTATCGTTGCTCTGTTCGTCAGTGGTATCTTAATTTATTTTAATGGCTGGGTTGTACCATACACGAACAAACAAAAATTTTCTCTCGCTCGCACATACTTGCATAAGTATCTTAGTTATACATCGAAGTCGAATATTTTTATTCAAGATTCTCAAACACGTATAATTTCCATCGGGTATTTTGATGATGCAAAGGGTTTAGCTTCGAGTGTTACAATCGAAGATTTTTCTGATACTAATTTAACTGTCGTTCGTGCGACTTATAACGCCAAACAGATGCAGTGGGACAAGCACACAAGAAGCTGGAGTTTGATGAACGGAAGTTTGAGAATTTTTAACGGCGATGCAGAAAAGTACGAAACATACACAATTCTGAATATCGGCAGACTAAACTTCACTCCTGAAGAAGTTCAAAGAAAACAACAACGCCCCGAAGAAATGTCGTATCCCGAAATGAAGGAATTTATCGCAAATCAAAAACGTGCAGGTTACGACGTTGCGCGATGGGAAGTTGATTTTTACAGTAAAATTTCGTTTCCGTTTGCAAGTTTTATTGTTGTGCTGTTTGGAGTTCCGTTCTCATCTATTAAACGCCGAAGCGGTGTAGGGGTCGAGTTTGGTATTGCGGTGGCGATTAGTTTTTTGTATATGATTTTCTTGAAAGTTAGCCAGGCGTTCGGTTACAACGGCGATTTGAATCCGCTTTTTACGGCTTGGTTAGCTAATATCATTTTCCTCATTGCGGGTATCTATAATCTTATTCGTGTGCCCAAGTAA